One Falco peregrinus isolate bFalPer1 chromosome 7, bFalPer1.pri, whole genome shotgun sequence genomic window, TATTGCGTGAAGCTGAGTGTATCCCTCTCCCCAACAGGAGACACATGAGCGAGATGTGCCGAGAGAACGTGGAGGAGCTGGCTGAAATAGCAGAGTTAACAGCGTCGGTAAGGAGCCAGGACAAAAGCTGCATGTGCTTATAGAGGAGAATCGTcgaatggtttgggttggaagggaccttaaagatcacccagttccagcccccctgccatgggcagggacccctccccccagcccaggctgctcccagcccctccagtCTGGCTTGAGAATGGGAGTGTTTGTTTCAAACATTCAAACCCAGTGTTGCTTTGAAGACCCCGCTTCATTTTACAGCTTGTCAAGTAGTGAAAATCTGTGTGACATAAGCCAGTGAAGGTCTTACAGAAGGGAAGGTGTTACTACAGAATCTCTAATGAGGTTGACTTTACCTGCTTGCACTCTTTCTCCCAGAGATTTTGGTTACTCCCAGTCTCAAACCCACATGCTTATGAGCCCTTGGACATGTGTGCACACCAAGCCTGGCTAGGATTGCTTGTGTGCGACATGGATGAGGGTCGCAGGCTTTTAGTTCCTCACCCTGTTCCTGGGATTCCTCATGACTGGGAACTACAACCCGCTTTTTTTGGACGTGTCTTTTGTACTTGTGGGTGccatcagctgcagcagggcggCCTTTGCTGGCCCTTGTTGGCTTCAGCTTCCATTAACCTTCAGCCACAACCTGCTGCCCGttgtctgcttttcctcctttggaGGGAAGCTGTGTTGGTTGCCCATTTTCCTGGGAGGCAAGTAGAGGAACGGGATATGGGGTGCGTTACTGCCCTGTTGTTAGATGCAGGCTTTCTGCTGACAGCTGTGCTGTCGTCTGATGAGAGTGTGGGCCAGAAACTGCACCTTGCTTAGCATTACTGCTGGAGATGGTGTCCTAGGAGCATCATCTGGAGAATGGTGCCCTTTAGTGTCAACGCAGGCTGCTCTTGTAGCCCTTACTCTGCTCTTTCATCGCATGTGCCTGCAAACATGTTTCTATTCATACTGTATCCTTACCAATCTTAACATTTCTGTTATACATAAGTACAGttgccccccacccctggtGCAGTGACCTCCTCCAGGGCTATCAGCTATGTGGGTTTTCCTACATGGGAATGCTGTGCTTGAACTTGGCCACTGGGCTTTGGTCAGGCTGGGAACTGAGGGCGCTTGTCCCGAGTGCCCGCAAGGTCCTGCAGCAACAGTGGTATTCCTGAGAGGGAACCCAGCAGGAACAGCGTAGGACAGGTTAAGTCTCTGTTACCTCTCCTGTGTGAATTGGTTTTTTCCTCAACCTTTTCCAGGGTGAGAAGAGCAAGGGGGAGGTCTCCCACCTGAATGTCAGGATGCATCAGCTGGGTGGTAAATTCACTGAGCACAAGGCTGGCCACAGTGCTGGCCCTGCCACTGTCCACCTGCGGAGCCAGAGGCTTGTGGAGGCTGAGTGGCTACAAGGAGCAGAGATGGCCGCAAGGCTggagcaccaccagcagcacgcAGCCTGTCGGATGGAGACAGAGCTGCTCCAACAGCAGCTCAGGGCCTCGCAGGGGAAGGTGAATGTGTGTCATTTGGTTGGTGGCAGGGTGGTGGCTGCTGAGTGGTGTCTGTGATGTTGGTATTGCCCTGCTCGGGGCTGTATTTGACACCTTCCCTGGGCAGGAAAGActgtcttcttcctcttccacccTTGTGGGGGACAAAGGCCTTGCCTTCCTGCTGAGATGCATCTGAAGCCAGTTCAGGTGCAGCCTGGGGCACGTCCTTGCTTGCAGCTGCCCCTGTGGAGTGCCCTCTGTCCTTGtcttctgcaggctggctgggaaGAGGAGATGGAGGCTGAGTGGAGGTGGCTCACACAGTGCCAGGAGCTGTGGTTCCCCATGGCTCAGCTGACAGAGGAGCCAGAGGAGTGGCCAGATCAGgttggggctgggcagggatgaCAGGGGCCAGGCAGGCCATGTCTGAGGGGAGGGAAACGAGGCAGGTGATCAGAGCAGGGTAACAAAGACCACTAAGATAGAGGAAAGGCAATGTGAGAAATCTCCAAATGTGTTAAAATCCCTCTCCTGCCTTCTGCGCTGGGGACAGGATCAGGGACTGGCTTTCTAGAGTACAGCTTGCCCATGCCAGCCACCCCTAGGTAGTCCTACAGCAAAGCTGGACCAGATCTGCCTCCCAGGACCAGGTTTGCCCGTTGCTGGTGGCAGGAAGCAGAGGACATGTCGTACAGGCAGGATTGAAGCCCGGCTTGCCTGGGATGTATCTAAGAACAAAGCCAGGTGAGCCTCCCCCTCTGCCTCTGGCCATTGTGGCCCTTGGTGCTAGGGCTCCCTCCCAGAAGATCCTTCCAGCAACTCCTGCTCCTTGCTGGTCAGCAAGAGGAGTATCTCTCAGCAcggtgtccctgctgcagctctcgGTGCTCTCCATCCCTGGCTTTGTAGGCTGCCCAGCAAGCACCACTCCcgtggtgctgctgctctgctctggccGTGCTAGTGTGAGAGCTGAAGTGGGGGCTGAGGGTGCCTCCTAACCTCTCCCCTCACCCACAGCACACAGTGGGCCTGTCCCTTTGCTGGCACAAAGCTGTAGACCTAGCTGTCAGCCTTTCTGTGTTACAGCTTTTAGAAGCTGAAGGAAGCCTGAGCCTGGCCCAGATGCGGCACGCTCTGCAGTTGCAGCAGGCCAAGGCCCAGATGAACAACATGGTGCCAAAGAAACAGTTTGAGCAGCTGCAAACCAGCTTGAGAGAGGAACAGTGCAAGTCTCAGCGGCTCCAGGAAAACCTCCACTGGCAGGCTGAGCAGACATCCAGGCAGCTGATCAGGACGCAGGTAGGCAGGGAACTGTGGGAACTCAGTCAAGGGTACTGGGGAGGGAGCTCTGCCAGCCTGGAGGGAGGGCAGCTGTGGTCGAAGCCACCAGAGGTTTGGGTGGAAGATACTATTTATCAAGAGCCCACATGGAAGATGCACTTGATCTTCAAATTCAGCTGCAATTTTCATTCCTTGTGAACCCAGTTACAGCTCTGCACTCAAACAGGAACCCTCCCCACTCTAATCCACCTACCCCAGACCAGATACCATGTGCCTAGAGGAGCAGGAGCTATCCAGGGAGACACTCTGTGTTTGCGTCAGGCTGAGGAAAGGTTTGAGCCCTCTACATGGAGATGTagcctgcacagagcagggtgGTTTCATCTCTAGGACACTGGGCAGCAAGGAGCTGGGGTTTTGTGAGTTTGTCATTTGTTTCAGGACAGTGTAATTCAATTAAACTAACCAGggcaaaaatggaagaaattataACCTAAGGAATTAAAGTGAGCAGACAGAAAAACTGCATCCAAGGGAATTATGTCTCCCCCTGGGCTTTGCTGGGTgtggctgggagaggggaggtcATTGGCTTGTTTCTATAGAAAACATCGCTGGGAAATCTGTGTCTTGTCTTAAAACCAGTTGGTGCTGACCAGGGAAGGCGGGTACTGCTCTAGACACTTCTCCCACTGCTTTTTGCATCCTGCACCACCTCTGCTGatcaacccccaccccccccttctTCAGGGAGTATGAAGGTTCTGTGAGCAGGGCCCTGGAGAAACGCATGGTCCAGGATTGCCAGGCTCCAGCTGACTGCTGGGACAACCCAACCGTTCGGTTTTGTTGCCCACTGCAGGAGGAACATGAGCGTCTGCTGCAGGCGGCtgtggagcaggcagaggggctggagcacagtcTGAGGAGTGCtgaagctgtgctggcagaCAGGGTGGCTCAGCTCAAAGATGCCCAGGTGAGTGCAAGAGGGGTTAGTGCTGCATGATCCTGCCTGACTAGGACCCCTGTGTGGTTGGTGCTGAAACTTAAGCCTCCTGTCCCTGCTGTAGGCCCAGCTCTCCAGGAACAAACTGCTGATCGAAGACCTCCGTGAGGAGAACAGAGGGTTTGCAATTGCCCTGCAGGAGGCTGAGCTCAAGCAGAAGAGCACTGAGGAGAAGaaccagctgctggaggagcaagCCTCTGCTTTGAAGCAGCTCATCGGAAAAATCACGCCAGCATCTCTGAGCGGGTGATGGGGCATCTGCTGTagcagccctgcccctggcTGTGGTTTGTCGGGTGTGGAAGGGGAGGtatggctgggctgggaagtCAGCCTTGTCCTCCCTGGTCTTGCCAGGATTTTACTGGGTAGAAAGTAGAAAAGGGAGAAACCAGACAGGGTTCTGTAAGGAAACTGGTCCTGCAGATAGCTGAATCTTCCTGCTGAAAGCACAAGCTTTGGTGCTTTTCTCGGTGGCAGAGTGTGCTGTTCTAAGTCAGGTGTGCTCAGGGCAGCCATCCCCCAGAAGCTGCCTGCACTCTGGCAGTGTGTTTGGTGGTGGTGCAGATGTTCCCTCCCTGCAGAAGGTTGCTGCTGGGACCATGCTGTTATGGCTGGaaagccagggcaggagggcttGCAGGATCCTGCTCCTAGCTCTCTCCAAGCAGGAAAGCTGTGTtgtggcaaaaaataaaatgtttgcaataTTACAGCACCTCCTGCTGTCTTGTGCGCTATGTAGTTCAGTAGCCTCCCCCAACTGTTGAACTTTTTTGCCCTACAGCTTCTTCTGGGCTCTAGACTAGCCCTCCTAAAGCCTGATGCAAACCAGCCTGTTACCAGATTGTTGCCTCTGCAGTGAGCAGGACAGAGGGGCTGAGGGAAGTTCTTTCAGTTTGAGCCTCCAAGGCTTGGGGCAGGTTAGCGACCCCTACTCAGCACTGTGCTTCTTCAAAGGAGACACAGTAAGTGAACTGTATTGCCTTGCCTTCCCGGCTGGCTTTCACACACTGGCAGCAAGTACTCCTCTTGCCAAAATAAGTTGTCTAAAAGGCCACAAAGCCAAGCACTCACGCTGGCAAATACCACATATATTGATCTGCCCAGGCATTACCCTCTGCACGGAGGACACGTCATTGTCACGGTGCCCCTGCCTTgctctgtgcagagcagagggtATTTACATGGGGGCTGTGCAAGGACCCCTAGGGTTTTGGGGGGCTATGGAGACTACTGTGCGAGAGACTAGACAAGCCTGACTGATCAGGATAGcaaagcagaggcaggctgGACCAAGTCAATGGAAAGAAGAGGGCTTAAAAATACCTCAAGGTGGTGTTAGTTCAGGAACAACAGGGGATAAATTGGCTGTGAGCTGAAACTCAGCCAGTGCCTTTTAAgtcccagcctggcagggcagaggagctgcctggccctgggaCAGTGCCAGGAGATGGCTGGAGGCTGTGACTGAGGCGGCCTCCTTGGGCTCGAGGCACGCTGCTTCTGCCCTGGTGGATGACAGCAGAGACTTCCTCCTTCACCTTGGGGGCAGCCTCGATTACAAGGGCCAGAGAGAAGCTGGGCTGTTACAGGGGGGGAAGCACCGCGGAGGGGGGGTGTGCTAGCTCTGGGAAGTCCCTTGGCTGGCGCTGGGAAAGCAACGCAGTAATGGCCCAGGCATTTATCCTGTTCCTGTATTCTTCCCTAATTTGCCTTTTGGCTCCTGCCAGGGACTATGACTAGGCAAACCTCTAGTCTTACCTAGGGCTTACATTTTTGGAAGCGTTCTCTCTCAGCCACTACTCAAAGCCAGACAGGGAGAGCATCTCTTCAGccttgttctggttttgtgctgACAGCAATCCTTAAAACCCTTagctcccttccccacccctaCTGCAGCCAGTCCCCAGGCCCTGCCAAACCAGTGCTCTGGGGAAAGACTTCACCGAGGGACAGGAACACAACCCAAGCGTGCTGTCAGAGACCTTGGCCAGGCCCATGACCCAGACTGCAATGCTCATTCACTCAGCACCttaagaaataacatttatagGCCCCTGATGGGAGACAAGGCTTCATGTCTAATCCTAGACAGCAGGTCACACAGCCTCATCTGACACTGGGAGGAGCAGCTCCACGGAGACATGTAAATAACCAGCTGAGCATCACTCTCCAGGATCAGATGGATTGGGCCAGAGCACCAGGTCAGAGCATTTAACAAACACAACGTTAACTCTTGAAAGAACACTGACGTGAAGGGTGAAGCAGTTCTTTATTCTGCAATCATGGAGCTCTCCTAGCTTCTGGAGCCCAGCCAGTTGGTGTCTTACTCCCACATGCACAGTGGGAACAAAGAACTGCTCCAGACAGCACACTGACAAAACCTAAGCTGTTAAAGAGGAGTGGCAGGGTGCCTACTGCAGAAATCCTGAGGTGTCTGAAGTCCTGCGTACACCAGAGTTCAGTCCCTGTTGCAGGCAGGCCACCGAGCAAaggctgtcccctcctgtcctgCACGCTTACGACAGAATGTGCTCGAGGACTCCTTGTCTGATTAACTGCTCGCATTTCCACCGGGGTAAGAAGTGCtgcacataaacacacacaaaacttgCCTTGAGACCCAGGCAGATTGAATTTGTTACTGCATGCAGCCAGCTCTGTTGTGCTGTATGGCCACTGCATCAATCAGGCAGAGCTGAACCACAGCCCTGGGCCACACAGCCTGCAGTGTGTGCAAGGAGCCACGTGTGCAGGAACTGTGACACGCTGTGAAGGTGGGATAAGCAGGGGGATATCATGGgactgaaaaggaaggaagggaacgGACCACACTTTTGTCACAGATACCTGGCTATTCTTTTTCAACAGGACGGTGGTACCATCGTCAATCTCAAACTCTCCATAGTCTCTTAAACACCGCAcctgcaaagcagaaacacaactCTCAGATCATCAGATCTCCCACAGAAAATAGTAGCCATCACTGCTGACTTGAAACACGTGCTCCAGAACTGTTAAGTATGGACACattcctgcctgcctcctggaGCCTCAATATTACAGCAGACCTGGAAATGCAGAACGGGACTGATCCCACAATCTGTGGGCTCCACTTGCTCTCTTTTTGCCTCTGCCTGGAGCAAGAAGCCCCAGcgagcagcccagcccagccctccacagAGCTACTACATAAAGAGCAGCACAAGAGGCAGGGCCTGGGGAATAGCAGCTGCACTTACAGGAGAACCTCCCCACACACATACCAGAAAAGCGCCAATCTTAGCAATGAAACTCTCAAGGAGCAGGTTGATTGTCACTGCatgttctttcaaaaagaaCGTTAGaacagagcactgcagctgACTCCCAATTTCTCGCATGTGCTCCATTGTATCAATTGTGTAAAACAATTTGTAGTTACATCTATCACAgccaattttaaaataacaacaaagaCTACTAGTTGGCAGCACTTAACATGGGAACAAGGTTTCTAGTTGATCTGAGAATTGGTTAAGTTTctgcaaaacactgcaaaaccTTCTCAGTGGGGTTCAGACCACTCGCCCCACCCCCATCAATTCTCTGCAGACTAGAATGCCACCTTTCACCACACCGAGCCCTCAGTAGAAGAGGCAGTAAAATGCTggcaggcagagagaagagagtaAAACATAGAAGCTTGTGGAAGCTTTGGTGCTCTTGAAGATTTGCTCAGTGACCTCCTGACTTGAGATGGAGGTgaagctctttttttaaaaaaataaaaaaaaaagatggttgGACAAAACATTTGTTCACAGACAAGAACTCCCTATCTTGCACTTACTTCAATGTACAGGCTTTTAGGAGGTTTAATGTCCTGTGTAAGGTCCagcccttcctctcctcctacTGACCTCATGTAGGTAGCCAGAGACTTTTTGTACAGATTGAACCACTCCATCTGCGGACATCAACACAATGCCTCAGGCAAAGCCAGACAGCTAATGCTGAAAGACAGGTCCCCGATGAGTGACATCTAGTTTACTTGTGCTGTTACACCACTGTTCCCAAGTGCCTTCATGCCAGCCCAAGATGAACGCAAGCTCTGCCCCAGGGGCAGAGCAACAGGGATTCAGGGTAGGAATCAGGTCCGCAGCTctgtgtgctgggctgcagacgccactggagagcagcaggggaaGACCCAGTTGTGCTGGCTACAGGTCAGGTCTGCTGAAGGCCAGCTGATCCTTGCAAGTGCCACGCATCACCTGCACTAGTAACCCTTTGGAATTGCACCCGCAGGCAATCAATAAACAAaccagtatttacagaaaggCACAAGTGCTACATTTACCGCAGGGGGAGGGAAGCCCCCCCCTATTTTGACTCTACAAAGTAATAATCCATCAGGAGGAGCCcgtgggaggaggggaagagttGAAGCGACCCCGACTCACTTCCTCAACCGACAGATGGAGCTGGACGGCGTTGGGCAGGACGCTGCCGCACTCCCAGCGCAGCGCCCGCACCCGCAGCAGCCGGTCGTACCTGGGGGGAGAGACGCGGGGGCGGCGCCACTGAGGCCGGGGCGgccgctgccccctccccccgccgcctccccttGCGGGCGGCGAGTTTTGGCCCGTGCAGAAATTACAACTTCTACGGagcggggggcgcggggccgcctCTGCGCCGGTTGGCACCGGCACGGAGCACAGCGAGCCGGCCCCGCCGAGGGGCCGCTCGGCCCCGCCCCGGGGACCCGAGCAGCCCCGCCGCACTCACAGGTAGGCCAGCACGCAGCGCTGGTTCcggagcaggcagcagtgccgAAAACGGATGAGGAAGATCAAGTCGGCCCGCCCCGCCTTCGCCTCGGACCTGCgggaggatgaggaggatgaggaggaggatgaggaggggcCGCGCTGCAGAGAGGCGGCCCCGCCCGTGCCCCGCGGGAGCGCGACCCCCGCACTCACACGTCCGCCTGGTTCCGCTCGTACAGCGCCCGCATCTCCTCCAGCGCCTGCCGCAGCCCCTCCGTCTGCAACACCGCGCGGCCGaggtcagggtcagggtcagggtcagggtcggggccccggcccggcccgcgcccccccgcTCACCCGGAAGGGCGGCAGGTGCCCGCCGGTGGCGCGGTGCAGCTCCCgcaccagccccacagcccgCTCCCCCGCCATGCCGCCCGCGCGGGGACCGCCGCAGCGCGGGAAATGCGGTAGCGCGGGAAACACCGCCGCGCCGTGGCCAAtaggggccgggggcggggccacTCGGCGCGCGGGCCCGCGCGGAGCTGTGCCGCCTTCCGGCGCCGCTGCGGCTGGTGCTGCTgcgcccggggcggggcggggcggggcgggggcggggctcTGCCCACCCCGGCTGGCGGAGCccggggggccgcggggctgcAGACCCCCGCGGTGGTGGGCAGAGGCAAGCGCCAACCCCGCACCGGGGCGGGCCAAGCCCAGGtcatcccctccctcctcctcatccccCCTGTCTCGAAATTTCCcggttttggctttttttggcCTCCCAGCCCGAGGCGGGCCGCCCTCTGGGCCGGCTTCAGGTTCCCACGTTCCGTTCCCATCCCCCTCCTCTGACTCCGATGGGAATAAATCAAACTGATAGTAATAtcaataaattaaactgatttccccGGGGCGAGCCCGCTGTGCCCGTGCCGGTGATCGCTGAgcgccccccctgccccccccggaCCCACCAGCCTGTCGCTGCGTTTGCTCCCCTGCCCGGCTCAGGAGGGAGCGATGGGGCTTGGGGGGCACCCGCCGGGCGAGGGGCGCTCGGAGCCAGCAGCGTGGggcctctccctgcccctccagccggggctgagccccgcactgccagcagcagcagcaagaggggGAACAGGGGCATCACCACAAACACTCCTGGGGTCCCGCCGACAGCCCCCGAGTAAAAATCGGCATTTTTACCCTGCACTTTAGTAAGACAAAGGGGGTGTCTGTAGCTAAACTGGTTTCACCGTTCCCCTTGTTGGTCTTCTGCCTCTTGGAGAACCTCctccctgtgcccagccctCTCCAGCGCATCTCCctttggccagcagcatccttcaAACCTGAACCTTGCCAAAActaaagggaggaaaagaaaaaggtgaggTGTGTTTCTGGATGGGAGACGAAATTTTTTTAGCACTCGAAGCCCTGGAAAGGAATTCAATAACCCAGGATCACAGCTTGTCCTGCTCCGGGAATGTACTTCCCTGACCATGTGTTTCTATGGTtactagacaaaaaaaaacaacaaccaaaacaaaaaccacgGGCGTTTCACACAGCACAGTTATAGCGATGGTCAAAAACTGGGAGTGGGGAGTGGGGAGTGGGCTTTTACACTGCTGTCGAGACCCCACAGTGGGGTTTCACACGCCTAAAACAATTACGGTGCTTGTGCCTAGGTGGTGTGGCACGTGTACGGCTGAACCGGGACCGTGGCTGGCTCTGGCACAGGGTTTTAATGCTCCCAACAACTGTTGTACTTGGCATTTTAGGCATGAAGGGACAATGCCCAGAAACACCACAGTCAGCTCAGAGCCGGAGATGAGCTTCTGGGGGTCTGTTCCCCAAACAGACCCGTTTCTtggctgcacagagctgcagccaggagaCCCAGCAGTTGTGCCTGGAGGGGGACAGAGGGGTGACACGGCAGAGTTGCTGAGCCCCACTGTGGGGGGCATTGGGTCATCTCTTGCTCTTGTGCGGCCACTGACACAGATTCATGCCTACCTCGTGCTGCTTCCTCCAGCAGTGTGGCACGTTCTTGAAGGATCTGCCCTGTGCGTGGTACGCCGGTGTCTAGATGGGAGTGCTTGCAGTTAGCCAGCTGGGTGGTTCTGTGGCTGGAAACCAAAGCTAGAAACCCCCCAGGCGCagcgctggcagctgcagcaggagcggCCGTCGTGGGGGGTTTGCATCACACAGCATTAGGGTGAGACGTTGGTCTTTGGAGACATGCTGCAGCATGAGGGTAATGAATGGACACGGTGCAGGTTTACGGTTGAGGTcatgcaggagggcagggagtgTGGGCTTGGGGCGCCTCGTGTGAGGAGCAAAAGCACGTCAGAGCCAGGGTTAGTAACCACCATCTCTGCCCTCTCCCCTGCGGGCTGCCTGGCGACAGGGACATGGaccctctcccctcccacccgGCCTGTGGCACGGCAGGGGTGTGGGGCCGGAGGGTGCCACCGTAAAGCGCCTGGTCCCCAGAGGGTGGTCACTGCAGAAGCATCATGTGCGGCTTGTCATTAATCATTGTGTTCTGCGGTGATAATGGGCCGCCTGAGCCAGAAAAGATAATAGCAATAAACATACGTCCCTAATTCCAGTTGTAGCTGCTGAAAATTGGTTGTTGTGTCTTGCCGAGGGATAGAAATATAACTGAGCCTTGATTGAAAAATTCAGGGGAAGCTGCCTTATCTTACTTGTTTGCCAGATTAAAAAAGCTTCATACATAAAAATAGACGAAATGAATGAAGAATTTACAAACATCTATATTTTGTGTTAGGAGTTGTGATAAAATTAGGAAAACAGCTGAAGACACTGATTTATACAACTCTGACTATTTCAGGCAATGAGAGGTTTACATATCACAGTTTAACAAGATAAAAGGTCTCCCACAAAATACATAGATGACAGACAACTCGTCTGAATTTAACATAACACAGCATCAAGTACACATGTAATGTGATGAACAGTGCCAGGTCATTCCCCAGTTAGGTAACATACAACCTCTTGAATAAGGCAGTTCAAATATAACTCTTAATTCAAATCACAACATACCCAGGCAGCATGCagggaaaagtaatttattttgtacattGGAATGACACAACTTGCAACATGTTTCCATTTTATGTAGTTAGAGCGACATGATATAAACCATTcagattttttatatatatatatacctatatatatatatctcaagTCCACAGTTGTCTTTACTGGAATAAAGATTATCTGtttttggtaaaaataaaactatttgaATTCACTAATTAACAAAATGCACAGTGATCAGAAACCAAATTCTTCTCACAGTTGTCTTCCCCGGCTCGCTCGCGTTTCCCTGTGATGCAGCAGCTGCGTGACCCCGGATTCAGAGAGCTCGTTGCACAAACAGCCCCTCCTCGGCGCGTGGCGCCCAGGGCTGCGGGCTGTGCCGCATGCTTTGCCGTGCAGGTGCTGACACCCGCGCCGGCCGGCTGTGCTCCTGGCACCCCACGCCGTGGAAATGGCCTCGCACCTCTGCTTCTGAGCGAGCGGCCAGCTAAGCACTCGCACACTGCTGGACCTTTAGAGAGTCAAAAGCTGAACTGCACACAGAAACCCGTTCACTGGAATGGGGCCCTTGTTTCTTTATTACCGGTTAATTCCTCTGGACCTTTACGACCAAGAAATTCAAGAAACTGCGAATCTGctcagaagtgaaaaaaaactgAGCCCAAAATCTCTCTGATATGGTGGAC contains:
- the GINS1 gene encoding DNA replication complex GINS protein PSF1 translates to MAGERAVGLVRELHRATGGHLPPFRTEGLRQALEEMRALYERNQADVSEAKAGRADLIFLIRFRHCCLLRNQRCVLAYLYDRLLRVRALRWECGSVLPNAVQLHLSVEEMEWFNLYKKSLATYMRSVGGEEGLDLTQDIKPPKSLYIEVRCLRDYGEFEIDDGTTVLLKKNSQHFLPRWKCEQLIRQGVLEHILS